A region of the Fusobacterium sp. genome:
ATCGTTTCTGGATTTATAGCTGACATTATAACATGATTTGAATCTGTTATTATTAAGGTTTTTGTTTTTCTTCCCAAAGTTGCATCTATAAGCCTATTTTGAAGTTTAGCTTCCTCTCTCAATCTCTTACTTGGAGCTGAGTCAGGATTTATGACAGCAATTATTCTTATATCCATTACCATATTATTAAATCCGATATTGATGGGCCTCATAGATCCTCCTATTCGATATTCATGGCTTGTTCTCTAATTTTTTCAAGTTCATTCTTACATTCTACTATAAGTTTTGAAATATCATACAAATTACATTTTACCCCTGTTGTATTAAGCTCTCTAAATATTTCTTGAAGAATAAAATCCATTTTCTTTCCTACTGCTGTATCTTTGCTTTCCATTTCTTTCCTTAACTGCTCCATATGGCTATCAAGTCTTGAAATTTCTTCAGATATATCTGATTTATCAGTAAAAATCAATATTTCTTTAAGAATATCCTCTTCTTTAAAATCTATTGTTCCTCTTATTTTATCAAGTCTTTCCATCAGTTTTTCTTTATAATTTTTAACTACAGTTTCTTTATATTGCTTTATTTCAATTATTTTTTCTTCAAGAACTTCTATTCTTTCAAGAAAATAAGCTTTTAATCGGTTCCCTTCATCTTCTCTAGTTTGAATAAATGGAACGAGTAATTCATTAACTTTTCCCAATATAAAAGTTAAATACTCACTTTCATCAATCTCAAAATCATTTTTTTGTATAACATTTAAATTTCTAACTAAAATATCCATTTTATTTGTGAATTTTTCATTAAAATCATTTTCCATCTCTTTAAGTACATTCATATAAGCTGAGCTTAAATTTCTATCATAATCAAAAAGTTTCCCAAGCTCCCTCTTATCTTCAAATTCTATTTTTAGATCTAAAGAACCCCTGCTGATTTTTGAAGCAATTTCTGTTCTTATTGCTCCTTCTAAAAAATTTAAATTGTATGGAAGTTTTATTTTCAAATTTAAATTTTTATTATTTACACTTTTAAGTTCCATGTTGATAGCAAAACTTTCGTCTTGATATGTAAGTTTTGAATATCCTGTCATACTTCTCATAATTTTTCCTCCAGGAAAGATGAAACAAATACAGGAATAGGCGACCTTGTCGCCTATTCCTATTATATTATTCTTCTTCTAATTCTTTATTTTCAATTTCAACTGCTTTTACATTTCTGTAAGCATTAAATCCAGTTCCTGCTGGTATTTTTTTACCTATAATTACATTTTCTTTTAACCCTTCTAAATAGTCAATTTTACCTTCTATTGCTGCATTAGAAAGAACTTTTGTAGTCTCTTGGAATGAGGCAGCTGATATAAAACTTCCTGTATTAACAGCAGCTTTAGTAATACCTTGAATGATTGGTTCATATTTGATTAAAGGTTTTCCTAACTCTTTTAATCTTAGATTTTCCATATCAACAATTCTCTTTTCAACAACTTCATCTTCTAGGAATAATGATACTCCAGAATCTACAATTCTTACTTTTTTAAACATCTGTTTAACAATGATCTCTATATGTTTGTCGTTAACTCCAACTCCTTGGTCTCTATATACTTGTTGTACTGACTCAAGTATAAACTGTTCAGCAGCTACAAGCCCTTTGATATTTAATACGTCAAATGGAGAAATCGCTCCTTCTGTTATTTTATCTCCAGCTTTAACAAGCATACCATCAGTTACTACCAGACGTTCTCCTACTGGCACTAAATATTCTCTGAAGTCCTTTGGATCAGTTGTAGATTTTACAATGATGACTCTCATACCTTTCTTTTTCTTACCAGTTACTTCTATTTTACCTTCTATATCAGTAAGCATTGCTTTACCTTTAGGATTTCTAGCTTCAAATAGCTCTTGTACTCTTGGAAGACCTCCAGTGATATCTTTTGTTCCAGCACCTTCTTTAATGATTTTAGCTATTGTCTGACCTTTTTTTACTTCTTCTCCCTCTCTTACCATTAAGTAAGCTCCAAATGGGATAGTGTAACTTCCTTTTGTATTTCCATCATTATCGAATATTACAACTCTTGGGTTGATATCTCCTGATTCAACTGGTTTGATAGCCATATACTCAGTAACATCATACTTTTCATCATAATTTTCTTTTACATAAAGTTCTCTATATTCTATTCTACCATCTTGGTCAGCTATAATAGGGATATGGAATGGATCAAATGTTACTAGTGTAGTACCTATTTCAGCCTTTTCTCCCTCTTTTACTTTAAGTATTGACCCTGACGGAATCTCATAATCATAGTTTCCTATAATTATTTTAGCAGACTGACTTACTACTGTTTGTTCCCCAGTAGTATCATTCTCAAGAATTTTTATATCTCTATATACAACTTTACCAGCATTTTCAGCTCTAATTCCACTTACTACTGTAGCTGCTGTTGCAACCCCTCCAGTATGGAATGTTCTCATTGTAAGCTGTGTTCCTGGTTCTCCGATTGATTGAGCTGCAATAACTCCAACTGCTTCACCAAGAAGTATTTCTCTGTGGTTAGATAAATCCATACCATAACATTTTTTACATACTCCTTTTTCAAGTGAACAAGTTAATGGAGATCTGATTTTTACTTTTCTTATCCCTAACTCACTTATTTTTTCTATAAGTTCTTTTCCAATCATAGTATTTCTAGTAGCAATCACTTCACCTTCATGTACTAAATCTTCAGCAAGAACTCTTCCTCTGATTCTTTCTTCTAATTTTTCAATAACTTTACCTTCTGATACAAGTTCTCCAACTTCAATTCCTTGTTCACTTCCACAATCTTCAGCATTTACTATAACTTCGTGGGAAATATCAACAAGTCTTCTTGTTAAATATCCTGAATCGGCAGTTCTTAGAGCTGTATCTGCCAGTCCTTTTCTTGCTCCATGTGATGACATAAAGAATTCTAATACTGTCAATCCTTCACGGAAATTTGCTTTAATAGGAACTTCAATGATTCTTCCCTGTGTATCAGCCATGTTACCTCTCATGGCAGCTAGCTGTCTCATCTGAGATATATTACCTCTGGCTCCTGAGTTCGCCATCATATAAACTGGGTTAAATTGATCAAGTCCATCCATCATTGCTTTAGTTACTGCTTCAGTAGCTTCAGACCAGACAGCAATAGTTTTTCTATATCTTTCTTCATTGATAATCTTTCCTGATTTATAATCAGCATCTATCTGAGCTACTTCTTCATCTGCTTTTGCAAGTATTTCTTTTTTAGCCTCTGGAATTTCTAAATCTTCTATTCCTACTGAAACCCCTGCCATAGCACCATAATGATATCCAAAATCTTTAATTTTATTAATCAGCTCTGCAGTTTCTGCAAATCCATGCTCATCATATAATCTAGCAATAAGTTTTTTTAGTTGTGATTTACCAAATGTTACATTATATTGTTTATCTACATCAGGAAGCATTTCATTAAACATAATTCTTCCAGGAGTAGTTTCTACTATTTCATCTTTAATTCTTACTTTAATTATAGCATGAGTATCTAATACTTCATTATTATAAGCTGTAAGAGCTTGATCTATATTTGAGAAACATTTTCCTTCACCTTTTGATCCTGGTCTATCTTTAGTCATATAGAAACATCCCATAACCATATCTTGAGAAGGTACTGCTATTGGTTCTCCATTAGAAGGAGAAATAATGTTATTTGGAGCTAACATAAGAAGTTTTGCTTCCATTATAGCTTCTGGTGATAACATTAAGTGAACAGCCATTTGGTCACCATCAAAGTCAGCATTAAATGCAGAACATACTAATGGATGAAGTCTTATAGCCTTCCCTTCAATTAGTACAGGTTCAAAAGCTTGAATAGACAATCTATGAAGAGTTGGAGCTCTGTTCAATAATACTGGATGATCTTGAATTACATCTTCAATTACATCCCATACTTTATCATCTGCATCTTCAACTAATTTCTTAGCAGTTTTAATGTTTGATGCAAGTTCTCTTTTTACAAGTTCTCTCATAATAAAAGGTTTATAAAGTTCAAGAGCCATTTTCTTAGGAATACCACATTGATTCATCTTAAGTGATGGTCCAACAACAATAACTGACCTTGCTGAATAGTCAACCCTTTTTCCAAGTAGATTTTGTCTAAATCTACCTTGTTTACCTTTTAGCATATCTGATAGAGATTTAAGCTCTCTATTATTTTGAGCAACAACTGGTTTTCCCCTTCTTCCATTGTCAATAAGAGCATCCACAGCTTCCTGAAGCATTCTTTTTTCATTTTTTACAACTATTTCAGGAGCTTTTATCTCTAAAAGTTTTTTAAGTCTATTATTTCTATTAATAACTCTTCTGTAAAGGTCGTTTAAGTCAGAAGTAGCAAATCTTCCTCCATCTAATTGTACCATTGGTCTCAAATCAGCTGGAATTACAGGAACATTTTTAAGTATCATCCACTCAGGCTTATTATTAGAAGAAATAAAATCTCTAACTATTTTAAGTCTTTTTACTACTTTCTTCCTTTTCTGTGAAGAAGTTACATCTTCCAATTCTTTTTCTAATTCGTCTCTCAAAGACTCAAGATGAGTTTTTTCAAGAAGCTTTAATACTGCTTCTGCTCCCATTAAAGCTTCAAATTTATTTCCATATAATTGTTTATATAATTTATACTCTTTTTCAGTAAGTATTTTTCCTTCTTTTAAATTACTTTCACCAGCTTCTGTTACTATATATCTTGCAAAATATAATACAGATTCTAATTCTTTTGGAGATAATCCAATAATAAGTGACATTTTATTTGGAGTTCCTTTAGAATACCAAATATGAGATACTGGAGCAGCTAAGGAAATATGTCCCATTCTCTCTCTTCTTACTTTAGATCTAGTTACTTCTACCTCACACTTTTCGCAAACAAGACCTTTATATCTCATTCTTTTGTACTTACCACAAGCACATTCCCAGTCTTTAGTTGGTCCAAATATTTTTTCACAAAACAGACCATCTCTTTCTGGATTTAAAGTTCTATAGTTGATAGTTTCAGGTTTTGTAATTTCCCCATATGACCATTCTTCAATCTTTTCAGGGGATGCTAATCTAATTCTTATTTTTTCAAAACTTCTTATTCCCATTAAATGCAAAGCCTCCTTAATTGAGATAAAGCTACATATAATTTATCTATATGGACGATAAAATGGGTTATTTGTTCTATATAACCCATGTTTACCCCTAACAATTCATTTTATTTTATTGTCTAATCTTTGAATTCAGCTAAAGGAGAATACTCAGTTGTCATATCCTCTTTATTTAACTCTTCATCTACATTTATAACATTGCCATCTTTGTCAAATAACTCAACATCAAGTGCTAATGCCTGGAATTCTTTCAATAATACTTTGAAAGATTCTGGTAAATCTGGTTCAGGCATTTCTTCCCCTTTAATTATAGCTTCATATGTTTTTGTTCTTCCTGTAACATCATCTGATTTTACAGTAAGCATTTCTTGAAGTATATTTGATGCACCATATGCTTCCAATGCCCAAACTTCCATCTCTCCAAGTCTTTGTCCTCCAAATTGAGCCTTTCCTCCCAATGGTTGTTGTGTAACCAGTGAATAAGGACCAATCGCTCTGGCATGCATTTTATCTTCTACCAAGTGGTGAAGTTTAAGCATATACATTCTTCCAACTGTTACTGGATTATCAAATTTTTCTCCTGTTCTTCCATCATAAAGATCAACTTTACCACTTCTAGGGAATCCCAGTTTTTCAAGATAATCTTTAACTTGTTCTTCAGAAGCACCATCAAATACTGGTGTAGCAATATGAGTTCCACCATTATAGTTACCCATAGCCATACCTAAGTGAACTTCAAGTACTTGTCCTATATTCATACGTGAAGGTACTCCAAGTGGATTAAGTACAACATCTAAATGTGTCCCATCTGCTAGGAACGGCATATCTTCAGCAGGAAGTACTCTTGATACAACCCCTTTATTTCCATGACGTCCAGACATTTTATCTCCAACAGTTATCTTTCTCTTCTCAGCGACCAATACTCTTATTGCTTTATTAACTCCAGCTTTAAGTTCATCTCCATTTTCTCTTGAAAGTTCAAGAATTTCTACTACAGTTCCTTTTGACCCATGAGGCATTCTAAGTGATGTATCTCTTACATCTCTTGCTTTTTCTCCAAAGATAGCCCTTAATAATTTTTCTTCTGCAGGTGGTTCTGTTTCTCCTTTAGGAGCTGTTTTACCTACAAGTATATCTCCAGGTCCAACTTCTGAACCAATAGTTATTATACCTTTAGAATCTAGTTTTCTTAAAGCTTCCTCAGAGATATTAGGTATTTCTCTAGTTATTTCTTCATCTCCAAGTTTAGTATTTCTAGCTTCTATTTCATATTCTTCCACATGAATAGATGTAAATACATCATCTTTTCTTAATCTATCAGATATTAGAATCGCATCCTCATAATTATATCCTTCCCAAGGCATAAATGCCATCAGAATATTTCTTCCAAGTGCTAAATCTCCTCCTCTTGTAGCTGGTCCATCAGCTATTACTCCTCCTGCTTTTACTTCTTCTCCAGGAGAAACAAGTGGTGTTTGATGTAAACACATAGATTGGTTAGATCTTTCAAAATTAAGCATTCTATACTTATACTCTTTTCCTTCTGGATCTTCTATGACTATCTTTTGTGCATCTACATATACAACTTTACCATCAGTTTTAGAAATAACAACAGCTCCAGAATCTACAGCAACTTTTCTTTCTAATCCAGTTCCTATATATGGTGCTTCAGTTCTTAATAATGGTACAGCCTGTCTTTGCATGTTTGATCCCATCAGTGCTCTGTTGGCGTCATCGTGTTCTAAGAATGGTATTAATCCAGCTGATACTGATACCACTTGTTTAGGAGAGATATCCAAGTAATCAACTTTTTCACCACTAATACCTACAATCTCATGACCAAATCTACATACAACATCACCAAGAAGTGCTCCATCTTCTCCAATTTTTGTATCGGCCTGTGCAATGAATAATCCTTCTTCTTCATCAGCTGCAAGATAATCTATCTGATCAAAATCAGCTTTACCATCAACAACTTTTACATATGGAGTTTCAATAAATCCATATTTATTTATTTTAGCATATATTGCTAATGAACCTATAAGCCCGATGTTTGGTCCTTCTGGTGTTTCTATTGGACAGATTCTTCCATAATGTGAATCATGGACGTCTCTTACTTCAAATCCAGCTCTCTCTCTTGAAAGACCTCCAGGTCCCAAAGCAGAGATTCTTCTCTTATGAGTTAATTCTGCCAATGGATTAGACTGGTCCATAAATTGAGATAATTGCCCAGATCCAAAGAAATCTAAAATAAGTGCATTCAATGGTCTTGTATTAAGTAAAGATTGAGAAGTTAAAGTTTCAGAATCCTGAACTGTCATTTTCTCTTTTACCATTTTACCCATTTTAGAAAGCCCTGCTTTGATCTGCATCAATAACAGTTCTCCTACACCTCTAACACGTCTATTAGACAGATTATCTATATCATCAGTATGTCCATTTCCATTATTCAAATTAATAACATACTTCATTGTTCCAATAATATCATCTTTAGTTAATAATATTTCATCTTCTGGAACATTAAGTTTTAGTCTTTTGTTCATTTTATATCTTCCAACTGGCTCAAGATCATATCTTTGAGGGTTAAAGAACATTTGTCTGATAAGCGACCTTGCAGATTCTACTGTTACTAAATCACCTGGTCTCAATTTTTTAAATACTTCTGTTACTGCTTCCTCTTTTGTAAGTGTACTATCATTCAAAACAGTATTAGCTAATAATTTATCTTCTGGTTTTACTTCCCAATAAACAACTTTTTCTATTTTGAATTCTATCATTTTTTCTATTAAAACTTCATCTATAACTGCATCTGCTTCTGCTATAACTTCACCAGTTTCATCATCATAAATATCTTCTTTAACAAAACTTCCTTCAAATCTTGTTCTTATTACACTTAAAAGCTCATCTTTGTTTTTATACTTTTGGAATATCGAGGCTAAATCTAATTCTTTAGTTTCTAAGAAATAGTCTTTTATCTCTGTATTGTTGTTGAAAAAATCAATAGCCTTTAGGAATACAGTAGCTAATACCTTTTTCTTTCTATCTATTTTTATACTCAAGAAATCATTTTTATCTGTTTCAAACTCAAGCCAAGTACCTTTATATGGAATAATTTTTCCAGAGAAAAGATCTTTTCCTGTTTGAATATTGATCTCTTTGTTGAATGAAACTCCTGGAGATCTATGCAGCTGTGATACAACAACTCTTTCAGCACCATTGATTATGAAAGTACCTCTTTCTGTCATCATTGGAACTTCTCCAAAATAAACTAAAGATTCCTGTATCTCATTTCCACTTTTCTTGTTGATCAGTCTTAATCTTACTTTCAAAGAAGTAGAATAAGTTTTTCCTCTTTTTTTACATTCAAGCTCATCAT
Encoded here:
- the rpoB gene encoding DNA-directed RNA polymerase subunit beta, whose translation is MGKLVERLNFGRIKERGTMPHFLEFQLDSYEDFLQAKEAPNNRKDKGLESAFREIFPVESSNGDIKLEYVSYELHEAEPPLNDELECKKRGKTYSTSLKVRLRLINKKSGNEIQESLVYFGEVPMMTERGTFIINGAERVVVSQLHRSPGVSFNKEINIQTGKDLFSGKIIPYKGTWLEFETDKNDFLSIKIDRKKKVLATVFLKAIDFFNNNTEIKDYFLETKELDLASIFQKYKNKDELLSVIRTRFEGSFVKEDIYDDETGEVIAEADAVIDEVLIEKMIEFKIEKVVYWEVKPEDKLLANTVLNDSTLTKEEAVTEVFKKLRPGDLVTVESARSLIRQMFFNPQRYDLEPVGRYKMNKRLKLNVPEDEILLTKDDIIGTMKYVINLNNGNGHTDDIDNLSNRRVRGVGELLLMQIKAGLSKMGKMVKEKMTVQDSETLTSQSLLNTRPLNALILDFFGSGQLSQFMDQSNPLAELTHKRRISALGPGGLSRERAGFEVRDVHDSHYGRICPIETPEGPNIGLIGSLAIYAKINKYGFIETPYVKVVDGKADFDQIDYLAADEEEGLFIAQADTKIGEDGALLGDVVCRFGHEIVGISGEKVDYLDISPKQVVSVSAGLIPFLEHDDANRALMGSNMQRQAVPLLRTEAPYIGTGLERKVAVDSGAVVISKTDGKVVYVDAQKIVIEDPEGKEYKYRMLNFERSNQSMCLHQTPLVSPGEEVKAGGVIADGPATRGGDLALGRNILMAFMPWEGYNYEDAILISDRLRKDDVFTSIHVEEYEIEARNTKLGDEEITREIPNISEEALRKLDSKGIITIGSEVGPGDILVGKTAPKGETEPPAEEKLLRAIFGEKARDVRDTSLRMPHGSKGTVVEILELSRENGDELKAGVNKAIRVLVAEKRKITVGDKMSGRHGNKGVVSRVLPAEDMPFLADGTHLDVVLNPLGVPSRMNIGQVLEVHLGMAMGNYNGGTHIATPVFDGASEEQVKDYLEKLGFPRSGKVDLYDGRTGEKFDNPVTVGRMYMLKLHHLVEDKMHARAIGPYSLVTQQPLGGKAQFGGQRLGEMEVWALEAYGASNILQEMLTVKSDDVTGRTKTYEAIIKGEEMPEPDLPESFKVLLKEFQALALDVELFDKDGNVINVDEELNKEDMTTEYSPLAEFKD
- the rpoC gene encoding DNA-directed RNA polymerase subunit beta', coding for MGIRSFEKIRIRLASPEKIEEWSYGEITKPETINYRTLNPERDGLFCEKIFGPTKDWECACGKYKRMRYKGLVCEKCEVEVTRSKVRRERMGHISLAAPVSHIWYSKGTPNKMSLIIGLSPKELESVLYFARYIVTEAGESNLKEGKILTEKEYKLYKQLYGNKFEALMGAEAVLKLLEKTHLESLRDELEKELEDVTSSQKRKKVVKRLKIVRDFISSNNKPEWMILKNVPVIPADLRPMVQLDGGRFATSDLNDLYRRVINRNNRLKKLLEIKAPEIVVKNEKRMLQEAVDALIDNGRRGKPVVAQNNRELKSLSDMLKGKQGRFRQNLLGKRVDYSARSVIVVGPSLKMNQCGIPKKMALELYKPFIMRELVKRELASNIKTAKKLVEDADDKVWDVIEDVIQDHPVLLNRAPTLHRLSIQAFEPVLIEGKAIRLHPLVCSAFNADFDGDQMAVHLMLSPEAIMEAKLLMLAPNNIISPSNGEPIAVPSQDMVMGCFYMTKDRPGSKGEGKCFSNIDQALTAYNNEVLDTHAIIKVRIKDEIVETTPGRIMFNEMLPDVDKQYNVTFGKSQLKKLIARLYDEHGFAETAELINKIKDFGYHYGAMAGVSVGIEDLEIPEAKKEILAKADEEVAQIDADYKSGKIINEERYRKTIAVWSEATEAVTKAMMDGLDQFNPVYMMANSGARGNISQMRQLAAMRGNMADTQGRIIEVPIKANFREGLTVLEFFMSSHGARKGLADTALRTADSGYLTRRLVDISHEVIVNAEDCGSEQGIEVGELVSEGKVIEKLEERIRGRVLAEDLVHEGEVIATRNTMIGKELIEKISELGIRKVKIRSPLTCSLEKGVCKKCYGMDLSNHREILLGEAVGVIAAQSIGEPGTQLTMRTFHTGGVATAATVVSGIRAENAGKVVYRDIKILENDTTGEQTVVSQSAKIIIGNYDYEIPSGSILKVKEGEKAEIGTTLVTFDPFHIPIIADQDGRIEYRELYVKENYDEKYDVTEYMAIKPVESGDINPRVVIFDNDGNTKGSYTIPFGAYLMVREGEEVKKGQTIAKIIKEGAGTKDITGGLPRVQELFEARNPKGKAMLTDIEGKIEVTGKKKKGMRVIIVKSTTDPKDFREYLVPVGERLVVTDGMLVKAGDKITEGAISPFDVLNIKGLVAAEQFILESVQQVYRDQGVGVNDKHIEIIVKQMFKKVRIVDSGVSLFLEDEVVEKRIVDMENLRLKELGKPLIKYEPIIQGITKAAVNTGSFISAASFQETTKVLSNAAIEGKIDYLEGLKENVIIGKKIPAGTGFNAYRNVKAVEIENKELEEE
- a CDS encoding YicC/YloC family endoribonuclease — translated: MRSMTGYSKLTYQDESFAINMELKSVNNKNLNLKIKLPYNLNFLEGAIRTEIASKISRGSLDLKIEFEDKRELGKLFDYDRNLSSAYMNVLKEMENDFNEKFTNKMDILVRNLNVIQKNDFEIDESEYLTFILGKVNELLVPFIQTREDEGNRLKAYFLERIEVLEEKIIEIKQYKETVVKNYKEKLMERLDKIRGTIDFKEEDILKEILIFTDKSDISEEISRLDSHMEQLRKEMESKDTAVGKKMDFILQEIFRELNTTGVKCNLYDISKLIVECKNELEKIREQAMNIE
- a CDS encoding extracellular matrix/biofilm biosynthesis regulator RemA family protein, with amino-acid sequence MRPINIGFNNMVMDIRIIAVINPDSAPSKRLREEAKLQNRLIDATLGRKTKTLIITDSNHVIMSAINPETISARIEKGE